GAAGCGAGTCAGAAACAGGCGGCCAAAACGGCCGCCTGTTCTCTCTGGATGTCCTTCGTGTGCTTCATGGTAAAAGCTCACGCCGGCAATACTTCGCTCAGCCGCTCCCGTGCGACGATGGGTTGCTGGTCGTAGAGGTAGCACGCGGCGACCTGTTCCGGCGCAACCTGATAGAGCGGCGGAGGTGCCTGCCGGCACTTGTCCATCGCGAACGGGCAGCGCGAGGTGAACTTGCAGCCGGCTTCGACGCTGCCATGCTCTTGCTCGCGTGCCACGATCTCTGTCTGGCCCCACTTGCGGTTGATATCCGGCCAGGGGATCGAGTCAATCAGCAGGCGCGTGTAAGGATGCTGCGGGTCGCGGATCACCCGATCTATGCTGCCGGCTTCCATCACCGAGCCGCGATATAGCACGATGATCGAGTTGGCCACATGATACGCCGTGGTCAAGTCGTGCGTGATGTAGATGATCGAAATGCCGTATTCGCGGTTGAGGTTGCGCAGGCTCTCCAGGATCGTTGCCCGCAGGCTGGCATCTACCATCGAGACCGGCTCGTCGGCGACCAGCAAACGTGGCTTGAGCAACAGCGCGCGCGCCACGTTGATGCGCTGGCGTTGGCCGCCGGAGAGTTGGTGCGGGAAGCGCCCTAGAACATCCTCGGGGCGCAGGCCGACGGCGCTGAGCGCCTCGTCCATCTTGTCGCGCGCTTCGCTCTTGCTCCGCGCCAGCCGGAATTTCTCGATCGGCACGGTCAGTAGATGGTCCACCGTGTAGAACGGGTTGAACACGGCGAACGGGTCTTGGAAGACCGCCTGGACTTCTTTTCGAAAGGTGACCTTTTCCTCGCCTTGCAGCTTGGTGATGTCCTTGCCCTTATAGAGGATCTGTCCACGAGTGGGCGTGATAAAGCCTAGCAGCAGCATCGCCAGCGTGGTTTTGCCGCTGCCGCTCTCGCCGGCGACCGTCAGGATCGTCGGCTGGTCATCTTCGATCTTGAGTGACACGTCGTCCAGCGCCGTTGTCGCTGCGCGCGAAAGCAGGCCCTTGGTGTAGATCTTTGTGACGTTGCGAAATTCGAGTAGGGGTGTCATGGGTTCGCTTGAGAACGCGGGAACGACGCTGTGAAGTTATGAATTCTCAGCCCGCCATCCTCAATTCGGCGTTTACCAGATTGCCTTCCCGATCGTATAGGTGACAGGCCACGAGTCGCCCGTTGGGAAGGCGCTCGAGGGCCGGCGTGACGGTTCGACAGATTTCCATCGCGTATGCGCAGCGCGGATGGAATGCGCATCCGGGCGGCCGGCGGATCAGCGAGGGGGCCAGGCCAGGGATGCCTTTGAAGACGCCCTTGTTGTCAAGCGTGGGCAGGCTCTCGATCAGCGCACGCGCGTAGGGGTGCATCGGATTGGTGAACATATCGCGTACCGGGCTGATCTCGGTGAACTTGCCGGCATACATCACCGCGACCTTATCCACGAACTGCGCCATCAGCCCCATATCGTGGCCGATCAGGATCACCGCTGCTCCGAGTTGTTTTTGCACGCGATCGAGCGTCTCCATCACCTGGCGTTGGGTGACTACGTCAAGCGCGCTGGTCGGCTCGTCGGCGATGATGACTTTTGGGCCGAGCAGGATGCCGATGGCGATGCACACGCGTTGCTTCATGCCGCCGCTCAGTTCGTGCGGATACATGCGCGCGACGCTGCGACGCAATTCCACCGATTCCAATGCGTTGTAGATGCGCTCCTGGATCTCGGCATTGCTCATCTCCGGCTGGTGCTCTTTGATCGCATCGCGCATCTGGGTCTCGATGCGTAGCACCGGGTTGAGCGAGTTCATCGCGCCTTGTGGGATGTAACTGATGAGGCTCAGCCGTGCTCTGCGCATCTGTTCCTCGGAGAGCGCGGTCAGCTCGGTATCTCCCACGAAGACCTTGCCACCCTCGATGCGTCCGGGCGGTTTGATCATGCGCATCATCGCCAACGCCATGGTGGATTTGCCACAGCCCGACTCGCCCACCATGCCCAGCTTCTCGCCCGGATGCAGCTCCAAGCTGGCGCGATCCAGCGCCAACGCACGGCCGGCTTCGGTGTAATAGCTGACTTGGAGATCGATGACCCGCAAAACGGGCGATGAATTCGTCATTCGGTCCTCCGCACGCGCGGATTGGCCAGCTCGTCCAGGCCGACGTTGATCAAGGTCAACGACACGAAAATCAGCACCAGCGCCAGCGACGGCCACAGCGGCCACCACCACCAGCCGTTGAAGAATGCGGCTTGCTGCTGCGCAAACCAGATCGTATTGCCGATCAACGGCTCGCGCAACGGCCCGAGGCCAAGCACCGACAGGCCGAACGAGGCGAAGATGCCCGCGAACACACCGCTGACGAAGGCGGCCAGGATGAACGGCAGCATGTTCGGCAGGATTTCCTTGAAGACGATCTCCAGGTTGCTCATGCCGGAGAGGCGGGCGACGTTGACGAACAAGCGCTCTTTGAGCGTGAGCACTTGTGCGCGCATCACGCGCGTTGGGCCCATCCATGCCAGCAGCGACACGATGAGCGCCATCGTGTAGATCGTGACCGACCTTCGATCTATCGAGCCGGCGATGATCACCAGGATGAGAAAGGCAGGGATCGGCAACAACACTTCGGTGACGGCGCGGATGATTGTATCCACTGCGCCGCCGTAGTAGGCTGAGAGGAAGCCGAGGATCACGCCGACGCCGGTGCCGATTGCGCCGGCAATCAGGCCGATCACCGCCGTCTGCCAGATACCACGCACCATGACGGCCAGCAGGTCACGACCGAAGAAGTCGGTGCCCAGCGGAAACTCGGCACTGGGCGGTTGCTTCGGCTTCACCGCCAGTGGATAGGCGCGTTTCTCTGTGTCAATGGTGAGCGAGCCGATTACCGTGAACAACGTCAGGGCGACCACGATGGCCAAACCCAAAACCAGGCTCTTGTTGCGTCGCAGGTAACGCCAGGTGAGCGTCAGGCGCGAGGGTTGCTCGTAGCGGATCTCCTGGGCGTCCGGTTTAGGTCCAATAGCAGCGATCTGCGTCATCTTGATTCGTAGCGTATCCGTGGATCGAGCAACGGATAGACGAGGTCCACCAGGAACATGAGGAGGGCAATCGAAAGGATGACGAAAAGGGTGATGCCGTAGATGACGAAGTAGTCGTTCTTGAGGATGGCATCGCCGAGCAAGCCGCCGAGGCCGGGCAGGCCATACAACTGCTCGACCAGCACGCCGGAGACGATGACGCTGCCGAATGCCAACGCCAGGCCGGTGACCTGGGGCAGCAGCGCGTTACGCACGTAATACTGGGTGAAGATCGTGCGGGGGTGCAACCCCTTGTGCTCGGCGAAGTTCACATAGTCTTCGCCTTGGATAGTGATGCCCATACCGCGCATGCCCAGCGCCCAGAAGCCGAGCGAAGCAAGGATCAGCGATATGGCCGGCAGGATTTGATGCCGCGCCGCGTCGAGGATGAACTCCAGCGTGAGCGACGGGGTGACGCCCTGCGAATATGCGCCGCCCATCGGCAGCAGCTTCAGGCGGAACGCGATGAAGAAAATCAGCAACAGACCGAGCAAATAGGCCGGCACGGCCTGCAACATCATGAGCGGAGCCATCAGGCCCTTCACGAACCTTGGGCTGCGCGGCCAGGAAGCGAGCGCGCCGAGTAAGTTGCCCAGGACGAACGAAATCAGCGTCGTCAGCATGAGCAACACGATCGTCCACGGCAGCGCAGAAAAGATCAGCTCCAACACGGTCTTGGGGAAGCGCGTCAACGACGGCCCCAGGTCGCCACGTAGAACGCCGCCCATGTATTCGATGTACTGCTGCAGCAGCGGCTTGTCTAGGCCGAACTTCACCTCGTAGGCGGCGATGATCTGCTCCAAGTCCTTCGGAGCGAAGCCCGTCGAGCGGGCGATTTCGGCGAAGCGCTCACGAATTGGATTGCGGGCGGATAGACGTGGAATGAAGAAAACGATCGTCGCAGCGACCCACACCACCGCCACTAAGAAGAGGATGCGTCTAACCAGGTATCCTAGTCTCATCGGATTGCTCGAATCGCAGCATAGAGATCATAGCCGAAAAGTGGGCTGCGATGAAGGGGGAGGAAGCCCTGGCCTCCCTTCTCGGGGAGGCCAGGACGATTCGCGGGCTCAAGTTTGGGAGCACGCGTCGAGTTTAGCCGGCCGGCTTCAACGCGGCGATGACCCGCGGCCCCGTCCAGTGCCAGAACGCGCCGTTGTAGCCTTCGCCCACGTTTGTCTCGGTCGGCCAGTTCACCCAGTAGGTCTGGTTGTAGGCGATGCGGTGCAGCCACTGGATGATCGGCACGTTGATGACATCCTTGTAGTAGAACTCCATCGCCTGTACGGCCAGCTCGTCGAACTTCGGATCGCCGGCAGGGTACTTCGCCATCTCCAGCACCAGCTTCTCGAACTCGGGGTTGTTGTAGCGCGAGAAGTTGTTGCTGCCGGCGACGTTGCCGGTCGGCTTGGTGTTGAACAGCTCGAACACCGCGAACGGATCGCGCAGGCTGGCGCCGTGGCCGAACATATACAGGCCGGGGCGGCCTTGGGCCATGTTGTTGTAGGCCTCCGGTGAGAAGTCCGGGCCTTCGCCGGTGTCGAAGCCTGCCTGGCGCAGCATTTCGGCCAAGACCGGCACGATGTCGGCGTGGATGCCGGCGAAGCCGCTGATCTGCGTCGGGACGGTCTTGCCGTCCTTCTCCCACAGGCCGTCGGCGTTCTTCTTGTAGCCGGCCTCTTCCATCAGCTTGGCCGACTCTTCGAGGTCGAACTTGCGCGGCTGGTACTTCTCGATGATGGCCTGGACGCCGGCTGAATCAGCGAACTTCTGCAGCGGCGGATAAAGTGGGAAGGGGTAGATGGTGCTCACCTTCGCGCCGCCATACACCACCTCGTCAATCTGGTCGCGGTTGACTGCGCGGTTGATGGCGCGGCGCACGCGCACGTCGCTGAACGGCTCGATCTCCAGGTTCATCCATAGCGCATTGGGCCACCAGTCCAGATAGCCGTGCGGCTCGTTTTGGCCGGTGTGGGTCGTGACCTTGGGGTTCTGCTTCAGGATGTTAGCGATGATGTCGTTGCGGAAGTCCAACGCCGTATCGAGTTCGTTGTTCACCACGCGCTGGGCCACCACGCCCATGTCGTCACCGATGCGCTGCATGATCACGCGCTTGGCCTCGGGGACGGGCTGGAAGCCGGTCTTGATCGCCCACCAGTCCTCGCGCAGGTCGAAGATCTTCTGGTTGTTGGTCCACGACACCAGCTTGTAGGGGCCGGAGTGCGGCATGTCCAGGCCACCGGGGAAGGCGGTCACGTCCGCTTCCTTCTCCAGCACATGCGCGGGGACGATCGGGCGGCCGGTGTCGAAGTGCACGGTGAGCACGTCGAACACGAAGCGCGGCGACGGCTGCTTGAAGATGATCTTGACCGTCTTGTCGTCAACGGCGACCGCTTCCTTCACGTAGGGCGCGACGCGGCTGTGGTAGTCCAGCTTGTCGTTGTCGCGCCAGGTATTGACGGTGAAGACCACGTCCTTCGAGGTGATCGGCGTGCCGTCGCTCCACTCGATGCCGTCGCGCAGCTTGATCGTCACTTCGGTGAAGTCGGCGTTGTACTCGGGGTCGCCGGCCGCCAGCCACGGATACACCGTGTCCGAGAAGGCCGCCCAGTAATACAGCGGATCCCACAACGACGAGTTGAAGTTCTGGTGGTTGTGGCCGGCTGCGAACGGGCTGGTCACGCCGATGTTGTCGAAGTCGCTTGCGCCCCAACCCATGATGACGGTGCGGTTGCGGGGCACTTCTGGGATCTGCGCTTCGGCTGCTGGCGCGGTTGTGGCTTCGGCAGCGGGGGGAGCAGGCTGCGCCGGCTGTTCGGCCGCTGGTGCAGCTGGAGCAGCCGGGGCGGCCGGGGCGCATGCGGCAATCACCGCACCTGTGCCGGCGAGGGCCGACAGGCGCAACAGTTGCCTTCGAGTAATCTTGTTCCGGGTCATATCGGGTCTTATCCTCCTGGATCGAATGGCTGAAATTGGGAATTCATCGGCAGCTTGGCTGCCGGGGAGTGAACGGATTCTCGCGTATAACCGAATCGCGCCTCCTGAATCTGAGCTGATCGCTGTTTTAGCATAAGCCTGTTAGATGAGCAAACGCTAAGGGTTCGCTTTCCTCAGCTTCCCCTACCGTTCCCCGC
The window above is part of the Candidatus Roseilinea sp. genome. Proteins encoded here:
- a CDS encoding peptide ABC transporter ATP-binding protein; the protein is MTPLLEFRNVTKIYTKGLLSRAATTALDDVSLKIEDDQPTILTVAGESGSGKTTLAMLLLGFITPTRGQILYKGKDITKLQGEEKVTFRKEVQAVFQDPFAVFNPFYTVDHLLTVPIEKFRLARSKSEARDKMDEALSAVGLRPEDVLGRFPHQLSGGQRQRINVARALLLKPRLLVADEPVSMVDASLRATILESLRNLNREYGISIIYITHDLTTAYHVANSIIVLYRGSVMEAGSIDRVIRDPQHPYTRLLIDSIPWPDINRKWGQTEIVAREQEHGSVEAGCKFTSRCPFAMDKCRQAPPPLYQVAPEQVAACYLYDQQPIVARERLSEVLPA
- a CDS encoding ABC transporter ATP-binding protein, which produces MTNSSPVLRVIDLQVSYYTEAGRALALDRASLELHPGEKLGMVGESGCGKSTMALAMMRMIKPPGRIEGGKVFVGDTELTALSEEQMRRARLSLISYIPQGAMNSLNPVLRIETQMRDAIKEHQPEMSNAEIQERIYNALESVELRRSVARMYPHELSGGMKQRVCIAIGILLGPKVIIADEPTSALDVVTQRQVMETLDRVQKQLGAAVILIGHDMGLMAQFVDKVAVMYAGKFTEISPVRDMFTNPMHPYARALIESLPTLDNKGVFKGIPGLAPSLIRRPPGCAFHPRCAYAMEICRTVTPALERLPNGRLVACHLYDREGNLVNAELRMAG
- a CDS encoding peptide ABC transporter permease, translating into MRLGYLVRRILFLVAVVWVAATIVFFIPRLSARNPIRERFAEIARSTGFAPKDLEQIIAAYEVKFGLDKPLLQQYIEYMGGVLRGDLGPSLTRFPKTVLELIFSALPWTIVLLMLTTLISFVLGNLLGALASWPRSPRFVKGLMAPLMMLQAVPAYLLGLLLIFFIAFRLKLLPMGGAYSQGVTPSLTLEFILDAARHQILPAISLILASLGFWALGMRGMGITIQGEDYVNFAEHKGLHPRTIFTQYYVRNALLPQVTGLALAFGSVIVSGVLVEQLYGLPGLGGLLGDAILKNDYFVIYGITLFVILSIALLMFLVDLVYPLLDPRIRYESR
- a CDS encoding CGP-CTERM sorting domain-containing protein, with product MTRNKITRRQLLRLSALAGTGAVIAACAPAAPAAPAAPAAEQPAQPAPPAAEATTAPAAEAQIPEVPRNRTVIMGWGASDFDNIGVTSPFAAGHNHQNFNSSLWDPLYYWAAFSDTVYPWLAAGDPEYNADFTEVTIKLRDGIEWSDGTPITSKDVVFTVNTWRDNDKLDYHSRVAPYVKEAVAVDDKTVKIIFKQPSPRFVFDVLTVHFDTGRPIVPAHVLEKEADVTAFPGGLDMPHSGPYKLVSWTNNQKIFDLREDWWAIKTGFQPVPEAKRVIMQRIGDDMGVVAQRVVNNELDTALDFRNDIIANILKQNPKVTTHTGQNEPHGYLDWWPNALWMNLEIEPFSDVRVRRAINRAVNRDQIDEVVYGGAKVSTIYPFPLYPPLQKFADSAGVQAIIEKYQPRKFDLEESAKLMEEAGYKKNADGLWEKDGKTVPTQISGFAGIHADIVPVLAEMLRQAGFDTGEGPDFSPEAYNNMAQGRPGLYMFGHGASLRDPFAVFELFNTKPTGNVAGSNNFSRYNNPEFEKLVLEMAKYPAGDPKFDELAVQAMEFYYKDVINVPIIQWLHRIAYNQTYWVNWPTETNVGEGYNGAFWHWTGPRVIAALKPAG